In one window of Desulforhabdus amnigena DNA:
- a CDS encoding CheR family methyltransferase, translated as MELSLSEGLFRKFSHLVYENCGINLHDGKKALLQARLNKRLRARGLPSYEAYYKYLTCSRDGEELTHFLDCISTNLTYFFREVQHFDLLEQVLLPKLLEVKQKQRTNRIRVWSAGCSTGEEPYSVAMSIASHIPDLDRWDFRILATDISTRVLAIASRGMYHRSKIAKVPALFRQRYFQSSRSDGEGNDFQIVPAIRNLIAFRRLNLKEPYPFKGPFDFIFCRNVMIYFDKKTQESLIQRMAEYLSPGGYLFVGHSESLTGLNHPLTYVKPAVYRK; from the coding sequence ATGGAATTGTCACTTTCCGAAGGACTTTTTCGCAAGTTCAGTCACCTGGTGTACGAAAATTGCGGAATCAACTTGCACGACGGCAAGAAAGCCCTCCTTCAAGCAAGGCTCAATAAAAGGCTCAGAGCCAGGGGGCTCCCATCCTATGAAGCCTATTATAAATATCTCACCTGCTCCAGAGATGGGGAAGAACTGACCCACTTCCTGGACTGCATTTCCACGAATCTCACCTATTTTTTCAGAGAAGTGCAGCATTTTGATCTTCTTGAACAAGTTTTGTTGCCCAAGTTGTTGGAAGTCAAACAAAAGCAGCGTACAAACCGCATTCGCGTCTGGAGCGCGGGTTGCTCTACGGGTGAAGAACCCTACAGTGTGGCAATGTCTATCGCTTCGCATATCCCGGATCTCGACCGTTGGGACTTCCGAATTCTTGCGACAGATATTTCGACACGTGTATTGGCTATCGCCTCAAGAGGCATGTACCACCGATCCAAGATCGCCAAGGTTCCGGCGCTTTTTAGACAAAGGTACTTTCAGTCCTCCAGAAGCGATGGAGAAGGCAACGATTTTCAAATTGTGCCTGCCATACGAAATCTCATCGCTTTTAGACGGCTGAATCTCAAAGAGCCCTATCCTTTCAAGGGTCCTTTCGATTTCATTTTTTGCCGCAACGTAATGATTTATTTCGACAAGAAAACTCAGGAATCCCTGATTCAGCGCATGGCGGAGTACCTGAGTCCTGGAGGATACCTTTTTGTAGGGCATTCTGAAAGCCTGACCGGCCTGAATCACCCTCTCACTTATGTAAAACCAGCTGTCTACCGAAAATAA
- a CDS encoding Uma2 family endonuclease, which yields MSEPVKRKAAYEDLFSIPENMTGEIINRELVVTPRPSRKHIYTATALGGEVIPPYQFGRGGPGGWIILMEPEIGLGEHILVPDLAGWKEERFPDEEPHNWISVVPDWICEVLSPSTLKRDKMEKMPIYARRGVPYFWLIDPVAETLDVFRLEHGNWMVAGLYVEDAKVRAEPFTEIEINLSDLWRGERRRESSGDPPIQPSF from the coding sequence ATGTCGGAACCGGTAAAGCGAAAAGCCGCCTACGAAGATCTTTTCAGTATCCCGGAAAACATGACTGGAGAGATCATCAACAGGGAATTGGTTGTCACTCCCAGGCCGTCGAGGAAACACATTTACACTGCGACAGCTTTGGGTGGTGAAGTAATACCACCATACCAGTTTGGGCGTGGCGGACCCGGCGGGTGGATTATCCTGATGGAACCTGAAATCGGGCTGGGGGAACATATTTTGGTTCCGGATCTGGCCGGGTGGAAAGAAGAGAGGTTTCCTGACGAAGAACCCCACAACTGGATCTCGGTTGTGCCGGATTGGATCTGTGAAGTGCTTTCACCCAGTACTCTCAAAAGGGACAAGATGGAAAAGATGCCTATCTATGCCCGGCGTGGAGTTCCATATTTCTGGCTTATCGACCCCGTAGCCGAGACTCTCGACGTGTTTCGGCTAGAGCACGGCAACTGGATGGTTGCCGGTCTTTATGTGGAAGACGCCAAAGTGCGGGCGGAGCCTTTTACCGAGATTGAAATCAACCTGTCTGATCTCTGGCGCGGGGAACGGCGCAGGGAATCATCTGGGGACCCACCAATCCAACCATCGTTCTAA
- a CDS encoding chemotaxis protein CheD: MRKVIGVADMAVTSQQNETLITYSLGSCIAVIIFDPVAGVGGMLHYMLPESAMDPEKARIKPAMFADTGIPMLFKQSYQLGATKKNLIVRIAGGSQILDEKGFFNIGKRNYLALRNILWRNNVLVKQEHVGGNVNRTVRLEMSTGRVFLKISGQGEMEMS, from the coding sequence ATGCGAAAAGTCATCGGAGTAGCGGATATGGCGGTCACCAGTCAGCAGAACGAAACTCTGATCACCTATTCCCTGGGTTCGTGCATCGCGGTGATCATTTTTGACCCTGTGGCAGGAGTGGGCGGAATGCTGCACTACATGCTTCCCGAATCCGCCATGGATCCGGAAAAGGCCAGAATCAAGCCGGCAATGTTTGCCGATACGGGAATTCCCATGTTGTTCAAGCAGAGCTATCAGTTGGGAGCGACCAAGAAAAATCTGATCGTCAGGATCGCAGGCGGATCACAAATCCTTGACGAAAAAGGTTTTTTCAACATCGGCAAGCGCAATTACCTGGCCTTGAGAAATATTCTGTGGCGGAACAACGTGCTGGTGAAACAGGAACATGTCGGCGGAAATGTCAATCGAACCGTTCGTCTCGAAATGAGTACCGGACGGGTTTTTTTGAAGATTTCAGGCCAGGGCGAAATGGAAATGTCATGA
- a CDS encoding Uma2 family endonuclease — protein MSEPAKRKATYEDLFSIPENMTGEIINGELVVTPRPSRNHVETTSSLGYRLGPSYQFGEGGPGGWIILIEPEIGFGEDILVPDLAGWRRERYPKEEPHNWISVPPDWICEVLSPSTLRRDKVEKTPIYARHGVSYLWFIDPIAKTLDAFRLQDGDWVLAGVYMENDKVRTEPFIDIEINLSDLWLETRFRRPLEESTKE, from the coding sequence ATGTCGGAACCGGCAAAGCGAAAAGCTACCTACGAAGATCTTTTCAGTATTCCGGAAAACATGACCGGAGAGATCATCAACGGGGAATTGGTCGTTACTCCCAGGCCATCTAGAAATCATGTTGAAACAACCTCTTCCCTGGGATACAGGTTGGGCCCCTCCTATCAGTTTGGAGAAGGAGGACCAGGAGGATGGATTATTCTCATTGAGCCGGAAATCGGGTTCGGAGAGGACATCCTGGTCCCGGATCTGGCCGGCTGGAGGCGGGAAAGATACCCGAAAGAAGAGCCTCACAACTGGATATCGGTTCCTCCGGACTGGATCTGCGAAGTGCTCTCACCCAGCACTCTCAGAAGAGATAAGGTTGAAAAGACACCGATCTATGCACGGCATGGAGTTTCATATCTCTGGTTTATCGATCCGATAGCTAAAACCCTCGACGCCTTTCGCCTGCAAGACGGCGACTGGGTGCTGGCAGGCGTCTATATGGAAAACGACAAAGTAAGGACAGAGCCGTTTATCGATATCGAAATCAATCTCAGTGATCTATGGCTCGAAACACGTTTCAGACGGCCGCTCGAGGAATCGACGAAGGAGTAA
- a CDS encoding response regulator: MLESPIRILIADDDDLCREILRDAIQGEDVFVKIAADGVDALEMLGSSPFDILITDLNMPRMDGLTLLGHARELHPHILSIIITGFGSLESAIEAIRRGAYDYVQKPFKLEEISVAIRNAKEKITILREKTQLLKELEEAHRKLQYYASSPCGESDSPNDTVEPGEGKGTFYLFPRHILPLSFLQIPQTDSSRILTELERLKKLKQDRIINENEFERLKKRIMDRTGPGAS, encoded by the coding sequence ATGTTGGAATCACCTATCAGGATACTCATTGCCGATGACGATGATTTATGCCGTGAAATACTCCGCGATGCCATACAGGGCGAGGACGTTTTCGTAAAGATCGCAGCCGATGGCGTGGATGCCCTGGAGATGCTCGGAAGTTCTCCCTTCGATATCCTGATCACGGACCTCAACATGCCCCGCATGGACGGACTCACCCTTCTGGGGCATGCGCGAGAACTCCATCCCCACATTCTTTCCATCATCATCACAGGCTTCGGCAGCCTAGAATCAGCCATCGAAGCCATCAGGCGAGGGGCATACGATTACGTTCAAAAGCCTTTCAAGCTGGAAGAAATTTCTGTCGCCATAAGAAACGCCAAAGAAAAGATCACTATTCTAAGAGAGAAAACGCAACTTTTGAAGGAGCTTGAAGAGGCTCATCGAAAGCTCCAATATTATGCCTCTTCACCGTGTGGAGAAAGTGATTCCCCCAATGACACGGTAGAACCAGGGGAAGGCAAAGGAACGTTCTATCTCTTTCCCCGTCACATCTTGCCCCTCTCCTTTCTACAAATTCCTCAAACGGATTCCTCGCGCATATTGACCGAACTCGAACGGCTCAAGAAGTTGAAACAGGACCGAATCATCAATGAAAATGAATTCGAACGTCTCAAAAAGCGAATCATGGATAGAACGGGACCGGGCGCTTCATGA
- a CDS encoding sensor histidine kinase, with protein sequence MLLEMLIQEHTRLAQMPQTSEWQNDEDRQTLTDKQSRRLNQLNQQVGILGEMLRDFMLLHQIEQSESEVDLRLVVNKLACVFRADPFFKHQVKLDLQLTENLPLVRIFGRHLVPSLVHLIDNALISMRQAPQKQLTIRGYVEDQWICLLFKDSGCGVDPDCKREDLFRLFRSHWPEPLQKSKRDEGHFGFGLYAVQHLLGPYGVKTSLKRDGDGTAVTLRIPPSS encoded by the coding sequence ATGCTGCTCGAAATGCTGATTCAGGAGCATACACGCCTGGCGCAAATGCCTCAAACCTCTGAATGGCAGAATGACGAAGACCGGCAGACATTGACCGACAAGCAGTCCCGCAGATTGAACCAATTGAATCAGCAGGTCGGAATCCTGGGAGAGATGCTGCGGGACTTCATGCTGCTGCACCAAATAGAACAAAGCGAATCCGAAGTGGACCTCAGGTTGGTAGTCAATAAATTGGCTTGCGTGTTCCGTGCCGATCCCTTTTTTAAACATCAGGTCAAGCTCGACCTCCAATTGACCGAAAACCTCCCTCTCGTTCGAATTTTCGGACGCCACCTGGTTCCCTCCCTGGTTCACTTGATCGATAACGCTCTCATTTCCATGCGGCAAGCCCCTCAAAAACAACTCACCATCAGAGGCTACGTTGAGGATCAGTGGATTTGTCTTCTTTTCAAGGATTCGGGATGCGGGGTCGATCCCGACTGCAAGAGAGAAGACCTCTTCCGACTCTTTCGCTCTCATTGGCCTGAACCCCTTCAAAAGTCAAAGAGAGATGAAGGACATTTCGGTTTTGGGTTATATGCCGTTCAGCATCTGCTCGGTCCATACGGCGTTAAAACGTCTTTGAAACGTGATGGTGATGGAACCGCCGTCACCCTGAGGATTCCGCCGTCCTCCTGA
- a CDS encoding HD domain-containing phosphohydrolase, with protein sequence MKILIVEDDILLGDMLKESLQHLEHERVEVSTTGRNALKCIEEELFDCVFVDLNLPDIFGVDLLNEIKRQDPALPVIMMSGHPTMDYAMDAMRKGASDFLTKPFTLQNLVLTLERVTKEKKLLMENLRLKWESQTRRQLEAVNQQLQERIQEQTRLFEIARDLDEIHSDGDLYGRVAQISSDITRSPNVAVFLLPPEKDKLVLLAGHGMDGLSGKDCIFSANRLQLKELAFEEAYPAACPSHELIGSPHLQKYNLEDATLSCWPLKIRGELFGFLMTFRDRSSAALSASQLKLMDFLTRKTSLAMENLALYENLISNFYGILRSLVNALEAKDPYTGKHSERVTLYAERIALSMGSSPASIESLRTAGYLHDIGKMGIADKILNKPSALTHEEFELIKKHPVIGETIVADLGLSPEERSIILHHHERWDGRGYPHGLRGEEIPQPARIVAVADAFDAMTSKRAYRKALSAKEALKEIIDNRGTQFAPDVVDAFREIMQRKQKE encoded by the coding sequence ATGAAAATTCTCATCGTTGAAGACGATATACTGCTTGGCGACATGCTGAAAGAATCTCTCCAACATTTGGAGCATGAAAGAGTGGAGGTTTCAACCACCGGTAGAAATGCTCTGAAATGCATTGAAGAAGAACTCTTCGATTGCGTGTTTGTGGACCTCAACCTTCCCGATATCTTTGGAGTGGACCTGCTCAATGAGATCAAACGTCAAGATCCAGCACTCCCGGTGATCATGATGAGCGGCCATCCTACCATGGACTACGCCATGGATGCCATGCGCAAGGGCGCGTCCGATTTCCTCACCAAACCCTTTACGCTCCAAAACCTGGTTTTGACCCTTGAACGGGTCACCAAGGAAAAGAAGCTCCTCATGGAGAACCTCCGCCTGAAGTGGGAAAGCCAGACACGCAGGCAACTGGAGGCCGTGAACCAGCAGCTCCAGGAAAGAATCCAGGAACAAACGAGGCTTTTCGAAATTGCCAGGGACCTCGACGAGATACATTCCGATGGCGACCTCTATGGAAGAGTCGCTCAAATCTCTTCCGACATTACCCGTTCCCCCAATGTCGCAGTCTTCCTGCTTCCCCCTGAAAAGGACAAACTTGTACTTCTCGCCGGCCACGGCATGGACGGATTATCCGGCAAGGATTGCATCTTTTCCGCCAATCGTTTGCAACTCAAAGAGCTGGCTTTTGAAGAAGCCTACCCCGCGGCTTGTCCGTCACACGAATTGATAGGTTCGCCCCATCTCCAAAAGTACAACCTGGAGGACGCAACACTTTCCTGCTGGCCTCTGAAAATACGGGGAGAGTTGTTCGGTTTCCTCATGACGTTTCGCGACAGGTCTTCTGCGGCACTTTCCGCTTCACAGCTAAAACTCATGGATTTCCTTACCAGGAAGACGTCCTTGGCCATGGAAAACCTGGCACTTTATGAAAACCTGATCAGCAACTTTTACGGAATCCTCAGATCCCTCGTGAATGCTTTGGAGGCCAAGGATCCCTATACGGGAAAACACTCTGAAAGAGTCACCCTCTACGCCGAGCGTATTGCGCTATCCATGGGCAGCTCTCCGGCATCTATCGAATCTTTGCGCACAGCCGGGTACCTTCACGACATCGGCAAGATGGGTATAGCAGACAAAATCCTCAATAAACCATCGGCCCTGACCCACGAAGAATTTGAGCTTATCAAAAAACACCCAGTGATCGGTGAAACCATTGTTGCGGATCTGGGGCTGAGCCCGGAGGAGCGATCCATCATTCTCCATCATCATGAGCGATGGGACGGCAGGGGCTATCCTCACGGTCTGCGGGGGGAAGAAATTCCACAACCGGCCAGAATCGTAGCGGTAGCCGATGCTTTCGATGCCATGACTTCAAAGAGAGCTTATCGAAAAGCGCTTTCCGCAAAGGAGGCCCTCAAGGAAATAATCGACAACCGGGGCACACAGTTTGCTCCCGACGTCGTGGATGCCTTCAGAGAGATTATGCAGAGGAAACAAAAGGAATGA
- a CDS encoding flagellar protein FlaG, whose product MEIDAKNIGNVVAVGAWGSRGERLNEERTIPPVAKAQGGSTKKLGTEDQKTQHKFFGTNASKSGSNPEEVESMVQDIEEYLGMLKIDLNFKVDEKTGDVVVQVIDSKTGEMIRQLPPDDVLKFREKLKELRGVLFEETV is encoded by the coding sequence ATGGAAATAGATGCAAAAAACATTGGGAACGTAGTTGCCGTGGGAGCCTGGGGCAGCCGGGGAGAAAGACTTAACGAAGAACGGACCATCCCCCCCGTCGCCAAAGCCCAGGGGGGATCTACCAAAAAACTGGGAACGGAAGATCAGAAGACTCAACACAAATTTTTTGGAACAAATGCTTCCAAATCCGGGAGTAATCCTGAAGAAGTGGAGTCGATGGTTCAGGACATCGAAGAGTATCTGGGAATGCTCAAGATTGATTTGAATTTTAAAGTCGACGAAAAAACCGGAGATGTGGTGGTTCAGGTTATAGATTCTAAAACCGGTGAAATGATCCGGCAGCTGCCTCCGGACGATGTGCTGAAATTCCGTGAGAAGTTGAAGGAATTGCGCGGCGTGCTCTTCGAAGAAACCGTTTAA